A stretch of Cellulosilyticum sp. I15G10I2 DNA encodes these proteins:
- a CDS encoding cytidylate kinase-like family protein, producing the protein MRKVITISREFGAGGGEIGNKVAKALNYEYYDKELILKTARESNVDVESLLKWDEKVPMNFGFSQSLFDFYNKPLSEKLFDAQQQIIKIVAEKGNCVIVGRNANTILKEYDHALHVFVHADPYWRLKRMANKMPDAAEAKVSEQIRTIDKMRRKYCTYYTHTEFGVADYYDISFNTSKLGIDVCVEIICSLAKQ; encoded by the coding sequence ATGAGAAAAGTTATTACTATCAGCCGTGAATTTGGAGCGGGCGGAGGAGAAATAGGAAATAAAGTGGCTAAGGCTCTTAATTATGAGTATTATGATAAAGAACTGATTCTAAAAACTGCAAGAGAGTCCAATGTAGACGTAGAAAGTCTGTTAAAATGGGATGAGAAGGTTCCGATGAACTTTGGTTTTTCTCAGAGTCTTTTTGATTTTTATAATAAGCCACTCAGTGAAAAACTCTTTGATGCTCAGCAGCAGATCATTAAAATAGTTGCTGAAAAAGGTAATTGTGTGATCGTTGGCCGCAATGCAAATACCATTTTAAAGGAATATGATCATGCGTTGCATGTATTTGTACATGCGGATCCTTATTGGCGTCTAAAACGCATGGCGAATAAAATGCCTGATGCGGCTGAGGCTAAAGTCAGTGAGCAGATTCGTACGATAGATAAGATGAGAAGAAAATATTGTACCTATTATACCCATACAGAGTTTGGCGTTGCTGACTATTATGATATCAGCTTTAATACCTCCAAGCTCGGGATCGATGTGTGTGTGGAGATCATCTGCAGTCTTGCAAAGCAGTAA